Proteins encoded in a region of the Streptomyces sp. NBC_00310 genome:
- a CDS encoding class I SAM-dependent methyltransferase → MAEHDALDATREAYDAVAPTYAELFRDTLRDRPLDRAILGAFAEVVRAGGDGRVADLGCGPGQITAHLDELGLAAFGVDASPAMIELARQAYPDLRFDVGSMAALDIADGALGGVLSRWSIIHTAPRELPVILAEFHRVLAPGGHLLVSFSASDDPSQPTQVFDHAVAPAYRWWPDHLAATLREFGLAEVARMVREPQPADRRQFKEVQLLARKD, encoded by the coding sequence ATGGCCGAACACGATGCCCTCGACGCCACCCGCGAGGCTTACGACGCCGTTGCCCCCACCTATGCGGAGCTGTTCCGCGACACGCTGCGTGACCGCCCCCTGGACCGCGCGATCCTGGGCGCCTTCGCCGAGGTCGTCCGTGCGGGTGGGGACGGTCGGGTCGCGGACCTGGGGTGTGGACCCGGCCAGATCACCGCTCATCTGGACGAGCTGGGGCTGGCGGCGTTCGGCGTCGACGCCTCTCCTGCGATGATCGAGTTGGCTCGACAGGCCTATCCGGACCTGCGGTTCGACGTGGGCTCGATGGCCGCGCTGGACATCGCCGACGGCGCGCTGGGCGGCGTGCTCTCACGCTGGTCCATCATCCACACTGCGCCACGGGAACTCCCCGTCATCCTGGCGGAGTTCCATCGTGTGCTGGCGCCCGGCGGCCACCTGCTGGTCAGTTTTTCGGCAAGCGACGACCCGTCTCAGCCGACGCAGGTCTTCGATCACGCCGTCGCGCCGGCCTATCGGTGGTGGCCTGATCACCTCGCCGCGACGCTGCGCGAGTTCGGGTTGGCCGAAGTGGCCAGGATGGTCCGCGAGCCTCAGCCCGCCGACCGAAGGCAGTTCAAGGAGGTTCAACTGCTCGCCCGCAAGGACTAG
- a CDS encoding cytochrome P450, which produces MNSSSLPGPRHLLRVAESCPLGAATTLAELAGDPHPRLALLRAREPVSWVPELDGWLVTRRDLALSVMRDAETFTVDDPRFSTARVVGPSMLSLDGDQHTRHREPFNSPFRPRAVRDGFAAFIERETDRLVTALEPTGAVELRRAFAGPLAVAVVTEALGLVGTDGDTVLAWYDSIVQSVSDITAGHEAGPAGVAAYARLRTAVEATVADRNASSLLVSAAGQLSVPEVASNAAVLMFGGIETTEAMITNALLHLLRHPDQLALVRADSDLLDGAIEESLRLEPGAAVVDRYATRDTVLGPATIHRGDLVTVSLTGANRDPAVFPDPDVFDVRRENARLQLAFAHGPHHCLAAHLARLETRIALRHLLEGLPALRLDPDRPAAPYGLVFRKPATLHVRWDRTARPDFGATGVLPTR; this is translated from the coding sequence GTGAACAGTTCCTCCCTGCCAGGCCCGAGGCACCTCCTGAGGGTCGCCGAATCCTGCCCGCTCGGTGCCGCGACCACGCTCGCCGAACTCGCCGGGGACCCGCATCCGCGACTGGCGTTGCTCCGTGCGCGGGAGCCGGTGTCCTGGGTCCCCGAGTTGGACGGCTGGCTGGTGACCCGTCGTGATCTCGCCCTGAGCGTGATGCGGGACGCCGAGACCTTCACCGTCGACGACCCCCGGTTCTCCACCGCGCGGGTCGTCGGCCCCAGCATGCTGTCGCTCGACGGCGACCAGCACACCCGGCACCGCGAGCCCTTCAACTCCCCCTTCCGCCCACGGGCCGTGCGTGACGGTTTCGCCGCGTTCATCGAGCGGGAGACCGACCGGCTCGTCACCGCGCTGGAGCCGACGGGCGCCGTCGAACTGCGACGGGCCTTCGCCGGACCCCTCGCCGTCGCGGTCGTGACCGAGGCACTGGGGCTGGTCGGCACCGACGGGGACACGGTGCTCGCCTGGTACGACTCCATCGTGCAGTCGGTCTCGGACATCACCGCCGGCCACGAGGCGGGCCCCGCGGGCGTCGCGGCGTACGCGCGGCTGCGAACCGCCGTGGAAGCCACCGTGGCCGACCGGAACGCCTCTTCCCTCCTCGTCTCGGCAGCCGGGCAGCTGTCCGTGCCCGAGGTGGCCTCCAATGCCGCGGTGCTGATGTTCGGAGGCATCGAGACCACCGAGGCGATGATCACCAACGCCCTGCTGCACCTGCTGCGGCACCCCGACCAACTCGCCCTGGTCCGGGCCGACTCCGACCTGCTGGACGGCGCGATCGAGGAATCACTGCGCCTCGAACCGGGAGCGGCGGTCGTGGACCGCTACGCCACCCGTGACACCGTCCTCGGCCCGGCCACCATCCACCGTGGTGACCTCGTCACCGTCTCCCTCACCGGGGCCAACCGCGACCCGGCCGTCTTCCCCGACCCCGACGTGTTCGACGTCCGCCGCGAGAACGCGCGTCTGCAACTGGCCTTCGCACACGGCCCGCACCACTGCCTCGCCGCGCACCTCGCCCGCCTGGAAACCCGCATCGCCCTCCGCCACCTGCTCGAAGGCCTCCCCGCCCTGCGCCTCGACCCCGACCGCCCCGCGGCCCCGTACGGCCTGGTGTTCCGCAAGCCCGCCACCCTGCATGTGCGGTGGGACCGGACGGCCAGACCCGACTTCGGCGCGACCGGAGTGCTCCCCACGCGCTGA
- the pgm gene encoding phosphoglucomutase (alpha-D-glucose-1,6-bisphosphate-dependent): MQDARAGQVAGPEDLIDVARLVTAYYALHPDPAEPGQRVAFGTSGHRGSSLAAAFNEDHIAATSQAICEYRAAQGTDGPLFLGADTHALSEPARITALEVFAANDVTVLIDQADGYTPTPAVSHAILTHNRNRTSGLADGVVVTPSHNPPADGGFKYNPPSGGPAGSQATSWIQDRANDIITGGLKDVRRIPYTRALAAPGTGRHDFLGTYVADLPNVLDLEAIRSAGVRIGADPLGGASVAYWGRIAEQHRLDLTVVNPLTDPTWRFMTLDWDGKIRMDCSSPYAMASLIERRDRFDISTGNDADADRHGIVTPDGGLMNPNHYLAVAISYLFSHREQWPAGAGIGKTLVSSTMIDRVAADVGRQLVEVPVGFKWFVDGLSDGSLGFGGEESAGASFLRRDGSVWTTDKDGITLALLASEITAVTGRTPSQHYAQLTDRFGTPAYARVDAPASREEKALLAKLSPRQVTADTLAGEPVTTVLTEAPGNGAALGGIKVATANAWFAARPSGTEDVYKIYGESFLGPDHLRQVQEEARSVVLTALGA; the protein is encoded by the coding sequence ATGCAGGACGCGCGAGCGGGGCAGGTCGCCGGGCCCGAGGACCTCATCGATGTGGCCCGTCTGGTCACGGCGTACTACGCGCTGCACCCCGACCCGGCCGAGCCCGGGCAACGGGTGGCGTTCGGGACGTCGGGACACCGCGGTTCGTCCCTCGCGGCGGCGTTCAACGAGGACCACATCGCGGCCACCAGCCAGGCCATCTGCGAGTACCGCGCCGCCCAGGGCACCGACGGCCCCCTCTTCCTCGGCGCCGACACCCACGCCCTGTCGGAGCCCGCGCGGATCACGGCACTGGAGGTGTTCGCCGCCAACGACGTGACCGTCCTGATCGACCAGGCGGACGGCTACACGCCCACCCCGGCGGTCTCGCACGCCATCCTCACCCACAACCGCAACCGCACGTCCGGCCTCGCCGACGGCGTGGTGGTCACCCCCTCGCACAACCCGCCCGCCGACGGCGGTTTCAAGTACAACCCGCCGAGCGGCGGCCCCGCCGGTTCGCAGGCGACCTCCTGGATCCAGGACCGCGCCAACGACATCATCACCGGCGGCCTGAAGGACGTACGGCGCATCCCGTACACCCGCGCCCTGGCCGCACCCGGCACCGGCCGCCACGACTTCCTCGGCACCTATGTGGCCGACCTGCCGAACGTGCTGGACCTGGAGGCGATCCGGTCCGCCGGCGTGCGCATCGGCGCCGATCCGCTGGGCGGCGCCTCCGTCGCCTACTGGGGCCGGATCGCCGAACAGCACCGGCTCGACCTCACGGTGGTCAATCCGCTCACCGACCCCACCTGGCGCTTCATGACGCTGGACTGGGACGGCAAGATCCGCATGGACTGCTCCTCGCCGTACGCCATGGCCTCGCTCATCGAGCGGCGCGACCGGTTCGACATCTCCACCGGCAACGACGCCGACGCCGACCGGCACGGCATCGTCACGCCGGACGGGGGCCTGATGAACCCCAACCACTATCTGGCCGTGGCGATTTCGTATCTCTTCTCGCACCGGGAGCAGTGGCCCGCGGGCGCCGGGATCGGCAAGACCCTGGTGTCGTCCACCATGATCGACCGGGTCGCCGCGGACGTCGGCCGGCAGCTGGTCGAAGTCCCGGTCGGATTCAAGTGGTTCGTGGACGGCCTGTCCGACGGAAGCCTCGGGTTCGGCGGCGAGGAGTCGGCGGGCGCGTCCTTCCTGCGCCGCGACGGCTCGGTGTGGACCACCGACAAGGACGGCATCACCCTGGCCCTGCTCGCGTCCGAGATCACGGCGGTCACGGGCAGGACTCCGTCGCAGCACTACGCCCAGCTCACCGACCGCTTCGGCACCCCGGCCTACGCGCGCGTCGACGCCCCGGCCTCCCGCGAGGAGAAGGCGCTGCTCGCCAAGCTGTCCCCGCGCCAGGTCACCGCCGACACCCTCGCCGGGGAGCCGGTCACCACGGTGCTCACCGAGGCCCCCGGCAACGGCGCCGCCCTCGGCGGGATCAAGGTCGCCACCGCCAACGCCTGGTTCGCGGCCCGCCCTTCGGGCACCGAGGACGTCTACAAGATCTACGGCGAGTCCTTCCTCGGGCCGGACCATCTGCGGCAGGTCCAGGAGGAGGCCAGGTCCGTGGTGCTGACGGCGCTGGGCGCCTGA
- a CDS encoding NAD(P)/FAD-dependent oxidoreductase, which yields MKVIIIGAGVLGVSVARQLALAGENVLLLDQRGAGRGTTATTFAWTNSSRKPDPDYHRLNLAGMEEHARLAEQLRGAPSYFPSGALQWADAANERRLADNVERLRALDYPAHWVTPDEATRIAGGLRVPATVTAIAHFPSEGYVLPDLFVHNLLADAERHGATYAIGEVVAIDDRPDGVSVTLAGGEVRTGDRVVLAAGRWTQRLAARAGIDVPMVTDTGRGAQTVGLLGYARSPELDLRCVIHSPGLNLRPEAGGHTVLQALDLNADVDPADPPSADGDIASTLARRFSALLPDPGRAAEIAPRIDLRIGFRSLPADGHTVAGYASTRSRVYCLVSHSGVTLAPILGRLVATEITTDREQDLLGPFRPTRFTGVRRSDTEVDQHATGLGEQ from the coding sequence ATGAAGGTCATCATCATCGGTGCCGGCGTGCTCGGCGTGAGCGTCGCAAGGCAGCTTGCCCTCGCCGGCGAGAACGTTCTCCTGCTCGATCAGCGGGGAGCCGGCAGGGGAACGACCGCGACCACCTTCGCCTGGACCAACTCCAGCCGGAAGCCCGACCCGGACTACCACCGCCTGAACCTCGCGGGGATGGAGGAGCACGCCAGGCTCGCCGAGCAACTGCGCGGCGCACCGTCGTACTTCCCCAGCGGGGCGCTGCAGTGGGCGGACGCCGCGAACGAGCGGCGGCTCGCCGACAACGTGGAACGACTCCGGGCCCTCGACTACCCCGCACACTGGGTCACCCCCGACGAAGCAACGCGGATCGCAGGCGGCCTCCGCGTCCCGGCGACCGTCACGGCCATCGCGCACTTCCCCAGCGAGGGATACGTGCTGCCGGACCTCTTCGTGCACAACCTGCTGGCGGACGCCGAGCGACACGGAGCCACATACGCGATCGGCGAGGTCGTAGCCATCGACGACAGGCCTGACGGAGTGTCCGTCACCCTGGCCGGAGGCGAGGTCCGCACGGGTGATCGAGTCGTCCTGGCGGCAGGCCGCTGGACACAACGGCTCGCCGCGCGGGCCGGGATCGACGTTCCCATGGTGACGGACACCGGTCGCGGGGCGCAGACCGTCGGCCTGCTCGGATACGCCAGGTCCCCGGAACTCGACCTGCGCTGTGTGATCCACAGCCCCGGCCTCAACCTCCGCCCCGAGGCCGGCGGGCATACCGTCCTGCAGGCGCTCGATCTGAACGCCGACGTCGATCCGGCAGATCCTCCGTCCGCGGACGGGGACATCGCGAGCACCCTCGCGCGGCGATTCTCCGCACTGCTGCCCGACCCGGGCCGGGCAGCGGAGATCGCCCCGCGCATCGACCTGCGCATCGGCTTCCGGTCACTGCCCGCGGACGGCCACACCGTCGCCGGCTACGCCTCCACGCGGTCCCGCGTCTACTGCCTCGTCTCGCACAGCGGGGTCACCCTGGCACCGATTCTGGGACGGCTGGTCGCGACCGAGATCACAACCGATCGGGAACAGGACCTCCTTGGGCCCTTCCGGCCCACACGATTCACCGGCGTACGGCGCTCGGACACCGAGGTGGATCAGCACGCCACCGGTCTGGGCGAGCAGTAG
- a CDS encoding GntR family transcriptional regulator, translating into MAVPLYVQIRREFEAKIRDGGLPPGSRLPSEMDISAEYGVSRATAQRVLNDLAEAGLVIRRRRHGTFVADVTRQINLLNFVTPSAAAKGVPGRHDVVSARIVRAADAVLTLPGASADTAVVELVRRKLNVREEPQSVERHVVLFAAAPDLLNENLEDLVTLPYLQRRGVPIDAIRLYLDPVTLDEHDATLLHSEAGTPALMRRRELRADDGSTVEVVTTLVRPGTAEFFLELPVPAK; encoded by the coding sequence ATGGCCGTGCCGCTCTACGTACAGATCAGGCGAGAGTTCGAAGCGAAGATCCGGGACGGGGGGCTGCCGCCCGGCTCGCGTCTGCCGAGCGAGATGGATATCTCCGCCGAGTACGGCGTCAGTCGTGCCACGGCCCAACGGGTCCTCAACGACCTGGCGGAAGCGGGACTGGTGATCCGCCGTCGGCGCCACGGCACGTTCGTCGCGGACGTGACGCGGCAGATCAACCTGCTCAACTTCGTCACCCCCTCGGCAGCCGCGAAGGGCGTACCGGGCAGACACGACGTCGTTTCCGCCCGGATCGTCAGGGCCGCCGACGCCGTCCTGACCCTCCCCGGCGCCTCCGCCGACACGGCCGTGGTGGAACTGGTCCGCCGCAAGCTGAACGTACGCGAGGAGCCCCAGTCGGTCGAGCGGCACGTCGTGCTCTTCGCAGCCGCCCCCGACCTGCTGAACGAGAACCTCGAAGACCTCGTCACCCTCCCGTATCTGCAGCGCAGGGGAGTACCGATCGACGCGATCCGGCTCTACCTCGACCCGGTGACCCTCGACGAGCACGACGCCACGCTGCTGCACAGCGAGGCCGGAACGCCCGCGCTGATGAGGCGCAGGGAGTTGCGTGCCGACGACGGCAGCACCGTCGAGGTGGTCACGACCCTCGTCCGCCCGGGTACCGCCGAGTTCTTCCTGGAGCTTCCGGTCCCGGCCAAGTGA
- a CDS encoding NB-ARC domain-containing protein encodes MRVRVWTPVLVTLAAASAVLAVLLALAGNAATSTARWPGVLDELRRHPWPWVGVLGALTFLSAGVLMWMQVRPPAGRDDPPLPPPVTVPDWFVDRAQTRATAAAVCRGGRAVGITTSLWGAGGFGKTTLATAVCARRRVRWRFRSRIYHVTIGRDVRGRAAVAAKVAEVTRFITGDTTEFDDPNLAGAHLGRLLDQRPRTLLVLDDAWESEQLAPFLAGGRRCVRLVTTRNPSLLPSGTVRIQVDQMSYDQAEAVLTWDLPPLPSALVDALLNATGRWALLLRLTNRLIAEQCAAGADPAATAARTLQRLRSIGPAAVDAPDAVWDLDDPVLRNQAVKASVEAATTLLPSGGADRFTELGIFAEDESVPVSVVALLWQAGGGLADDETRVLCRTLERLSLCTVDPRRGGTISLHDVIRDYLRGDLGPVGLVSLNGRLIDAIAATLPPAQPLVPTAPAPERAWWQLQDGYLLDHLIDHLLAAGRAASAEAVAGDLRWVEARLVQRGPGAPWTDLARIDTPHTRLLARSLAQTAHLLTPTRPSHVLTGVLHTRLDTHPLWQPPVTARRRDPAQRPCLATRWPLPDAPSPALLRTLAGHSGRVCSVVFAPDGTWLVTAGEDGRVRIWDRATGACTATLNGHTNAVNSVAVAQDGTWLATAGEDGRVRIWDRATGACTATLNGHTNAVNSVAVAQDGTWLATAGEDGRARIWDRATGTCTATLDGPTGPVAIAPDGSWLATSSGGDRTVRIWDRATGACTAALTGPSGSVNGLAVARDGTWLAAAGNDGRVRIWDRATGGCTVTLTVPTYYSLTSMAIAPDGAWLATAGDDRTVRIWDRATAACTATLDGDTHGVNSVAIAPDGSWLATAHDGGTVRIWDHASITPTSSRPGHTARTKSVVFASAGTWLAAVCADGKARIWDRASETCTATLTIPAARVTSVAFAPDGSWLATAGDDETVRIWDRATGACTATLDGPTVRVNSMAVARDGTWLATSGDDDRTVRIWDRVTGACTTTLTGPTSPVTSVAVAREGTSLAAAGDDGTVQIWDWAYRARRVTLTVPTRDSLRSVAIAPNGTWLAAVCRAGWVWVWERYQQGRSTGWTFPRVVATGANSVAIAQDSSWLAACGVDGTVRIWAATG; translated from the coding sequence GTGCGGGTGCGGGTGTGGACACCGGTTCTGGTGACGCTGGCCGCGGCGAGTGCGGTGCTCGCGGTGCTACTCGCGCTGGCGGGGAACGCCGCCACATCCACCGCGCGTTGGCCCGGCGTGCTGGATGAGCTTCGCCGACATCCGTGGCCGTGGGTCGGTGTGCTGGGAGCGCTGACCTTCCTGTCGGCCGGAGTCCTGATGTGGATGCAGGTGCGTCCACCGGCGGGCCGGGACGATCCGCCGCTCCCGCCGCCCGTGACCGTTCCCGACTGGTTCGTGGACCGGGCCCAGACCCGCGCCACCGCGGCAGCCGTGTGCCGCGGCGGCCGCGCCGTGGGTATCACCACCTCCCTGTGGGGAGCGGGAGGGTTCGGAAAGACCACACTCGCAACCGCCGTGTGCGCCCGCAGGCGCGTGCGGTGGCGGTTCCGTTCCCGGATCTACCACGTCACCATCGGACGGGACGTCCGCGGACGTGCGGCCGTGGCGGCCAAGGTCGCGGAGGTCACCCGGTTCATCACCGGCGACACCACCGAGTTCGACGACCCGAACCTGGCCGGCGCCCACCTGGGCAGGCTCCTCGACCAGCGCCCCCGCACCCTGCTCGTTCTCGACGACGCGTGGGAATCGGAGCAACTCGCCCCCTTCCTGGCAGGGGGCCGTCGCTGTGTCCGGCTGGTCACCACGCGCAACCCCTCCCTGCTGCCGTCCGGCACGGTCCGCATCCAGGTCGACCAGATGTCGTACGACCAGGCCGAGGCCGTACTGACCTGGGACCTGCCCCCGCTGCCGTCGGCCCTCGTGGACGCCCTGCTGAACGCCACCGGCCGCTGGGCTCTGCTGCTGCGCCTGACGAATCGCCTGATCGCGGAACAGTGCGCCGCCGGGGCCGATCCCGCAGCCACCGCCGCGCGGACCCTCCAGCGGCTGCGCAGCATCGGGCCTGCCGCCGTCGACGCTCCCGACGCCGTCTGGGACCTCGACGACCCCGTCCTGCGCAATCAGGCCGTCAAGGCATCGGTCGAGGCCGCCACGACCCTGTTGCCGTCCGGTGGCGCCGACCGCTTCACCGAGCTCGGCATCTTCGCCGAGGACGAGTCCGTTCCCGTATCCGTCGTCGCCCTGTTGTGGCAGGCGGGCGGCGGACTGGCGGACGACGAGACGCGCGTACTGTGCCGGACTCTGGAACGTCTGTCCCTGTGCACCGTCGACCCGCGGCGCGGTGGCACCATCAGTCTGCACGACGTCATCCGCGACTACCTCCGCGGTGATCTCGGTCCTGTCGGCCTGGTAAGCCTCAACGGCCGCCTGATCGACGCGATCGCCGCCACCCTGCCCCCGGCGCAGCCCCTCGTCCCCACCGCACCCGCTCCCGAACGCGCCTGGTGGCAGCTCCAGGACGGCTATCTCCTCGACCATCTCATCGACCACCTGCTCGCAGCCGGGCGCGCCGCGTCGGCTGAGGCCGTGGCGGGTGACCTGCGCTGGGTGGAGGCCCGCCTCGTGCAGCGTGGACCCGGTGCGCCCTGGACGGACCTCGCCCGCATCGACACCCCGCACACCCGGCTCCTGGCCCGCAGCCTCGCCCAGACCGCTCACCTCCTCACCCCCACCCGCCCGTCCCATGTCCTCACCGGCGTCCTGCACACCCGCCTGGACACCCATCCGCTCTGGCAGCCCCCGGTCACCGCGCGTCGGCGTGATCCCGCCCAACGCCCCTGTCTGGCAACGCGATGGCCCCTGCCCGACGCCCCCTCACCCGCGTTGCTCCGCACCCTCGCCGGCCACAGCGGCCGGGTGTGCTCGGTGGTGTTCGCGCCGGACGGCACCTGGCTCGTCACCGCCGGAGAGGACGGGAGAGTGCGCATCTGGGACCGAGCCACCGGGGCCTGCACAGCCACCCTGAACGGCCACACCAACGCAGTGAACTCCGTGGCCGTCGCCCAGGACGGCACCTGGCTCGCCACCGCCGGAGAGGACGGGAGAGTGCGCATCTGGGACCGAGCCACCGGGGCCTGCACAGCCACCCTGAACGGCCACACCAACGCAGTGAACTCCGTGGCCGTCGCCCAGGACGGCACCTGGCTCGCCACCGCCGGGGAGGATGGGAGAGCACGGATCTGGGACCGGGCCACCGGGACCTGTACCGCCACCCTGGACGGCCCCACCGGCCCGGTGGCGATCGCCCCGGACGGCAGCTGGCTCGCCACCAGCAGCGGGGGCGACAGGACGGTGCGGATCTGGGACCGGGCCACCGGGGCCTGTACAGCCGCTCTCACCGGCCCCAGCGGCTCGGTGAACGGGCTGGCGGTCGCCCGGGACGGGACCTGGCTGGCGGCCGCCGGCAACGACGGCCGGGTACGGATCTGGGACCGGGCCACCGGGGGATGCACCGTCACCCTTACCGTGCCCACCTACTACTCACTGACGTCGATGGCGATCGCCCCGGACGGCGCCTGGCTCGCCACCGCCGGCGACGACAGGACCGTGCGGATCTGGGACCGGGCGACCGCAGCCTGCACGGCCACCCTCGACGGCGACACCCACGGGGTGAACTCGGTGGCGATCGCCCCGGACGGCAGCTGGCTCGCCACCGCCCATGACGGCGGAACGGTGCGGATCTGGGATCACGCGTCGATCACTCCGACGTCCTCACGCCCGGGCCACACCGCCCGGACGAAGTCCGTGGTGTTCGCCTCGGCCGGCACCTGGCTGGCCGCCGTCTGCGCCGACGGGAAAGCGCGGATCTGGGACCGGGCCTCCGAGACCTGCACGGCCACCCTCACCATCCCCGCCGCCCGGGTGACGTCGGTGGCGTTCGCCCCGGACGGCAGCTGGCTCGCCACCGCCGGCGACGACGAGACGGTGCGGATCTGGGACCGGGCCACCGGAGCCTGCACCGCCACCCTCGACGGCCCCACTGTCCGGGTGAACTCGATGGCGGTCGCCCGGGACGGGACCTGGCTCGCCACCAGCGGCGACGACGACAGGACCGTGCGGATCTGGGACCGGGTCACCGGAGCCTGCACCACCACCCTTACCGGCCCCACCAGCCCGGTGACCTCGGTGGCGGTCGCCCGGGAGGGGACCTCGCTGGCCGCCGCCGGCGACGACGGGACGGTGCAGATCTGGGACTGGGCCTACCGGGCCCGGAGGGTCACCCTCACCGTGCCCACCCGCGACTCGCTGCGCTCGGTGGCGATCGCCCCGAACGGCACCTGGCTGGCCGCCGTCTGCCGCGCCGGGTGGGTGTGGGTGTGGGAGCGATACCAGCAGGGCCGGTCGACCGGCTGGACCTTCCCCCGCGTCGTCGCCACCGGGGCGAATTCGGTGGCGATCGCGCAGGACAGCAGCTGGCTCGCCGCCTGCGGCGTCGACGGGACGGTGCGGATCTGGGCTGCCACGGGATAG
- a CDS encoding amidohydrolase family protein, with product MSESTQAMSRRSLLITGGAVATTVAATGGASALAGEEAVLRGSESGDDAGRARIDLHHHFTAPAWVDWAEGEGLVRRQELPWWARWDLDSTLALMNRVGIATAVLNPTMQDRYRSAVQAREGLTVLFEALADLVAVHPDRFAILAPAVLDHPEVTTWALQRAFDELGAVGVSVKANYNGVYLGDPSYDRFLAELDERSAVLITHPLDLPGGPPGVPTVPGIPNFMCDFLLDSTRAAVNLIRTRTLDRYPHLSVVLPHAGGFLPQIATRMKAFGDFCTPPLDAARVQDYLHRFYYDTAGPLAPSGTLVATAGADRILFGTDWPAASADVITDFTVPVIETDPVLTHRQRRGINRDNALRLMPTLRRA from the coding sequence ATGTCGGAATCGACGCAGGCCATGAGTCGGCGCAGTCTGCTGATCACCGGTGGGGCGGTGGCGACCACCGTCGCCGCAACGGGCGGGGCCAGCGCTCTGGCCGGGGAGGAAGCTGTGCTGCGAGGCTCGGAGAGCGGCGATGACGCCGGCCGGGCGAGGATTGACCTCCACCATCATTTCACCGCTCCGGCATGGGTTGACTGGGCCGAGGGTGAGGGCTTGGTGCGACGGCAGGAGCTGCCGTGGTGGGCGCGTTGGGATCTGGACTCCACTCTGGCGCTGATGAACCGGGTGGGAATCGCTACCGCGGTCCTCAACCCGACCATGCAGGACCGGTACCGCTCCGCGGTGCAGGCCAGGGAAGGCCTCACCGTCCTCTTCGAGGCGCTGGCCGACTTGGTGGCCGTACACCCGGACCGTTTCGCCATCCTCGCCCCTGCCGTCCTGGACCATCCCGAAGTGACCACGTGGGCTCTCCAACGCGCCTTCGACGAGCTCGGTGCCGTTGGAGTCAGCGTGAAAGCCAACTACAACGGCGTCTACCTCGGCGATCCCTCCTACGACCGCTTCCTCGCAGAACTCGACGAACGCTCCGCAGTCCTTATCACCCACCCGCTCGACCTCCCGGGCGGACCACCCGGCGTGCCCACCGTCCCCGGAATCCCGAACTTCATGTGCGATTTCCTGCTGGATTCCACGCGTGCCGCTGTGAACCTGATCCGCACCAGGACACTCGACCGCTACCCGCACCTGTCAGTCGTTCTGCCACACGCCGGCGGATTCCTCCCTCAGATCGCCACCCGCATGAAGGCCTTCGGCGACTTCTGCACCCCACCGCTCGATGCTGCCCGTGTCCAGGACTACCTCCACCGCTTCTACTACGACACGGCGGGCCCGCTGGCCCCCTCGGGCACTCTGGTCGCCACCGCCGGTGCAGACCGGATCCTCTTCGGCACCGACTGGCCGGCCGCCTCCGCCGACGTCATCACCGACTTCACGGTGCCCGTCATCGAGACCGACCCCGTCCTCACCCACCGCCAGCGTCGCGGCATCAACCGCGACAACGCGCTCCGCCTCATGCCGACGCTGAGGCGCGCCTAG